From one Mytilus trossulus isolate FHL-02 chromosome 10, PNRI_Mtr1.1.1.hap1, whole genome shotgun sequence genomic stretch:
- the LOC134686765 gene encoding ras-related and estrogen-regulated growth inhibitor-like protein isoform X1 — translation MSLRVVVLGAENVGKSAVTVRFLTRRFIGEYNSNMDLIYKSSIKQEDYVTDIEILDSCAKKNTSIAPGDSVITWTDAFIVVYDICVHSSFEQAIKILDIINKARASVYCPALLLGNKTDLEHRRTVGVEEGHQAALEYNCQYYEVSAAEDFVTISIAFQALLRETKIIQQNKPLLKRRKSSLVNVSKKLGAMFGKKDSEMDRKRSTCDVAGPKTIFEKA, via the exons ATGTCATTGAGAGTTGTTGTTTTGGGTGCAGAAAATGTTGGCAAATCCG caGTGACAGTGAGATTTCTTACACGAAGATTTATTGGAGAATACAATTCAAATATGG ACCTGATATACAAGTCAAGCATTAAACAGGAAGACTATGTAACAGATATAGAAATATTAGATTCATGTGCTAAAAAG aatACATCCATTGCACCAGGAGATAGTGTTATAACATGGACAGATGCCTTTATTGTGGTATATGATATCTGTGTTCACTCCTCGTTCGAACAGGCCATTAAAATTCTGGACATAATAAACAAAGCTCGGGCAAGTGTGTATTGCCCAGCACTTTTGCTGGGCAACAAAACAGACTTAGAACACAGACGAACAGTTGGTGTCGAGGAAGGACACCAGGCGGCGCTAGAATACAATTGCCAGTATTATGAAGTGTCGGCTGCTGAGGACTTTGTGACGATTAGCATTGCGTTTCAGGCGCTTTTAAGAGagacaaaaataattcaacagaATAAGCCTTTATTGAAAAGACGGAAAAGTTCTTTAGTGAATGTGTCCAAGAAATTAGGTGCAATGTTTGGTAAGAAGGACAGTGAAATGGATCGCAAACGTTCTACGTGTGATGTGGCAGGGCcaaaaactatttttgaaaaAGCGTAA
- the LOC134686765 gene encoding ras-related and estrogen-regulated growth inhibitor-like protein isoform X2, producing the protein MDLIYKSSIKQEDYVTDIEILDSCAKKNTSIAPGDSVITWTDAFIVVYDICVHSSFEQAIKILDIINKARASVYCPALLLGNKTDLEHRRTVGVEEGHQAALEYNCQYYEVSAAEDFVTISIAFQALLRETKIIQQNKPLLKRRKSSLVNVSKKLGAMFGKKDSEMDRKRSTCDVAGPKTIFEKA; encoded by the exons ATGG ACCTGATATACAAGTCAAGCATTAAACAGGAAGACTATGTAACAGATATAGAAATATTAGATTCATGTGCTAAAAAG aatACATCCATTGCACCAGGAGATAGTGTTATAACATGGACAGATGCCTTTATTGTGGTATATGATATCTGTGTTCACTCCTCGTTCGAACAGGCCATTAAAATTCTGGACATAATAAACAAAGCTCGGGCAAGTGTGTATTGCCCAGCACTTTTGCTGGGCAACAAAACAGACTTAGAACACAGACGAACAGTTGGTGTCGAGGAAGGACACCAGGCGGCGCTAGAATACAATTGCCAGTATTATGAAGTGTCGGCTGCTGAGGACTTTGTGACGATTAGCATTGCGTTTCAGGCGCTTTTAAGAGagacaaaaataattcaacagaATAAGCCTTTATTGAAAAGACGGAAAAGTTCTTTAGTGAATGTGTCCAAGAAATTAGGTGCAATGTTTGGTAAGAAGGACAGTGAAATGGATCGCAAACGTTCTACGTGTGATGTGGCAGGGCcaaaaactatttttgaaaaAGCGTAA